AAATTGCTGAGGCTCCGCGAGGAGGAGGGGTACGACCCCTTCGCCCATGAGAAATGGATAAAAAAGCATTCCCTGGACTTTGTTCGTGAAAACTTCAACCGCCTTGCCGAGGATGAAAAGGACGATACGGAAATTGTGACCGCCGGCCGCCTCATGATCATCAGGAGGCACGGCAAGGCCACCTTCGCCGATCTCGCCGACGAGACCTCGAGCATCCAGCTGTATTTACAGGTGGACACCATGGGCGAGGAGGAATACGCCTTCTTCAAGAAATGGGTCGATACCGGGGATATGCTGGGCGTGGTGGGTTATCCCTTCAGGACCAAGAGGGGCGAGCTTTCCATCCTCGTCACGAGGTGTGTCCTCCTGGCCAAGGCCCTTCGACCGCTTCCGGAGAAATGGCATGGCCTGAAGGAGACGGAGATCAGGTATCGCCAGAGGTATGTGGATATGATCGCCAATCCCGACGTTCGGGAGATCTTTCGGAAGAGATCGAGGATTATCTCCACCTTCAGGAAAGTTCTCGAGGATCATGGGACTCTCGAGGTGGAGACCCCCATCCTCGCCACCCTTGCCGGGGGGGCCAACGCCCGTCCCTTCCAGACCTTCCATAACGCCCTGGGAATAAAAATGTACCTGAGGATCGCTACGGAACTATACCTCAAGCGGCTCATCGTAGGCATGCTGGGCCGCGTCTACGAGATAGGCAAGAACTTCCGGAACGAGGGAATAGACACGATGCACAACCCGGAATTCACCTCCATGGAGGTCTATTGGGCCTATGCCGACTACGAGGACATTATGAACCTCACGGAGGAACTGATCGTCGCTTCGGCCGATGCCGTCGGTGGCAGGGACGTGGTCTACCAGGGCACGCCCATTAG
This DNA window, taken from Thermovirga sp., encodes the following:
- a CDS encoding lysine--tRNA ligase; the protein is MIEERLPEGTEEQEDEILRQRTEKLLRLREEEGYDPFAHEKWIKKHSLDFVRENFNRLAEDEKDDTEIVTAGRLMIIRRHGKATFADLADETSSIQLYLQVDTMGEEEYAFFKKWVDTGDMLGVVGYPFRTKRGELSILVTRCVLLAKALRPLPEKWHGLKETEIRYRQRYVDMIANPDVREIFRKRSRIISTFRKVLEDHGTLEVETPILATLAGGANARPFQTFHNALGIKMYLRIATELYLKRLIVGMLGRVYEIGKNFRNEGIDTMHNPEFTSMEVYWAYADYEDIMNLTEELIVASADAVGGRDVVYQGTPISFHPPFRRATMAELVRETTGFDIFEFGPQDDEKARSFARARGVDVEGGESRFLILTELFEKFVEENLIQPTFVLGLPTEVSPLA